GCATCCGCCGGGGCGACGAGATGGCAGAGTGCGTCCGGGGCGAGCGCGCGCAGGATGCCCGCATAGGTCTCGGCGGAGGTCTTGTCGCAGACCGAGAGATGCGTCTCTCGGCCGGCCCGGTCGTTCCCATCCGCCACCAGCAGGTGCAACATGTCGGCTCCTTGTGAGAGCCTCCGCAACGCTCCCCGGAACGGGCCGTTCCCGGAACGGCTTGCCGCAGCCCTGCTGCAACGATGCTAAGTCTCGGTGATTATTCGACAAAATTTCGGTTAACGGCCCTTAAACCCGCCTCATTTAGCGTCTCTTGAATGCCCCGAGCGGGCCGGCGACGCCCCGCGGGGGACGAATGTCCGGGGGCGAAGGGGAAGTCGGCGGGATGGCGAAGGGACGCGAGCGGAAGGGTCGGGTCGAGCCGCGATTCGAGGCGGATGGATCCGGAGATCCGGCTTCCCTCGACCTGCGCCTGTCGCGCGGGGACCGGGCGGGGGGCGGCGTGGCCAAGGACAACTCCAAGGGCAGGGACAACTCCAAGGGGAAGACGGCGCCGAAACGGTCGGCCCGCGCGCCGGCCGCGCCGCGGCGCCGCCGGCGCTCGTTCCTCGGCACCCTGGTCTACGGCACGATGATCCTCGGCCTGTGGGGCCTGGTGGCTTTGGCCGGCATCGTCGCCTACCACGCCTCGCAGCTGCCGCCGATCGACCAGCTCGCGGTGCCGAAGCGCCCGCCCAACATCGCGATCCTGGCCGCCGACGGCTCGCTGCTGGCGAATCGCGGCGAGACCGGCGGGCGCACGGTGAGCATCCGCGAATTGCCGCCCTACCTGCCCCGCGCCTTCGTGGCGATCGAGGATCGGCGCTTCTACTCCCATCTCGGCATCGATCCGGTCGGCATCGCCCGCGCCATCGGCCAGAACCTGACCCGCCGCGGCGTGGCCCAGGGCGGCTCGACCCTGACCCAGCAGCTCGCCAAGAACCTCTTCCTGACCCAGGAGCGCACCGCCTCGCGCAAGATCCAGGAGGCGATCCTGGCGCTCTGGCTCGAGCACAAATACACCAAGGACGAGATCCTCGAACTCTACCTCAACCGGGTCTATTTCGGCGCCGGCGCCTACGGCGTCGAGGCCGCGGCCCAGCGCTACTTCGCCAAGCCCGCCAAGGACGTGACGCTGGCGGAGGCCGCGATGCTCGGCGGCCTCGTCCAGGCGCCCTCGCGGCTCGCCCCCAACCGCAACCTGCCGGCCGCCCAGGCTCGCGCCGCCCAGGTGCTGGCGGCGATGCAGGAGCTGGGGTTCGCCAAGCCCGCCGACGTGAAGGTGGCGCTCGCCCAGCCGGCGAGACCTGCGCGGGCGAAGGGCGGCGGCTCGGCCAACTACGTCGCCGATCTGGTGATGGACGTGCTCGACGATTACGTCGGCAAGATCGAGACCGACGTCTCGGTGCAGACCACCGTCGATCCGGCGATCCAGGCGGTGGCCGAGCGGGCTTTGGTCGACGAGCTGAACCAGAAGGGCGGGCGCTACAATGTCGGCCAGGGCGCCGTCGTGACGATGCGGCCGGACGGGGCGATCCGGGCGCTGATCGGCGGGCGCGACTACGCCCAGAGCCAGTTCAACCGCGCCACCACCGCCAAGCGCCAGCCCGGCTCGGCCTTCAAGCCCTTCGTCTACCTCGCGGCGGTCGAGCGCGGCCTGACCCCCGACACGGTGCGGGAGGACGCGCCGATCAACATCAAGGGCTGGAACCCGGAGAACTACTCGCGCAACTACAGTGGCCCCGTAACCCTGCGCGACGCGCTCGCCCACTCGCTCAACACCGTGGCGGTGCGCCTCGGCATGGAGGTCGGCCCGAAGGCGGTGGTGCAGACGGCGCAGCGCCTCGGCATCACCTCGCCGCTCCAGGCCAATGCCTCGATCGCGCTCGGCACCTCCGAGGTCACGCCGCTCGAGTTGGTGGGCGCCTACGCGGCCTTCGCCAATGGCGGCATGGGGGTGATCCCCTACGTGATCGCCAGCGTGAAGACCTCAGACGGAAAGACCGTCTACAAGCGCGCCCCGAGCAGCCTCGGCCGGGTGATCGCCCCCGACGCGGTCGGCATGATGAACGCCATGATGCACGAGGTTTTCGTCAGCGGCACCGCCAAGAAGGGCGACATCCCGGGCTGGGATCTGGCCGGCAAGACCGGCACCAGCCAGGATTTTCGCGATGCCTGGGTGATCGGCTTCTCCGGGACCCTCGTCACCGGCGTCTGGCTCGGCAACGACGACGGCGAGCCGACGAAGAAGGTGTCGGGCGGCAACCTGCCGGTCGAGATCTGGAACCGCGTGATGAGTGCGGCGCTACGCGGCGACAAGCCGGTGCCCCTGCCGGGCGCCGCCCGCTGGCGGCGCAGCACCGCCGTCGCTTCCGCCAACCCCGCCCCCGCCGAGCCGCCCTCGCTGGGCGGCCTGATCGACGACCTCGTCGGCGGCGGCCAGCCCCCGGCCCGCCAGCCGGCCCCGCAGCGGGGCGGCCCGACGCGGGAGGACAAGAACTTCCTGGAGCGGCTGTTCGGGGTCGATTGAATATGGTCCGACGAATTGGATCTCAGTTCGTCACGATGCGACCTGCGCAGCGACAAGCTCGACGGTCGTGCGCGTGAACCCTCCCTCCCTCTGCGGGGGAGGGTGCCCCACGGAGTGGGGCGGGAGAGGGGAACCCGCTTCCGGAGAAGTCGCGACCGTGGTGACGGGCGCCATCTGGATCAGCGTCGCGCTGCCCCTCTCCGGCCCCTGCTGACGCAGGGGCGGCCCTCCCCCGCAGAGGGGAGCGGTCGTTGCGCGGCGGCCGTTGGCTCGTTGAATGAAAAAAGCCGGCCCCCTGCGAAGCCGGCCTGTCGATGGGGTTTCGGCCCCAGGGCGGGGCCTCGTGGGAGAGGAGCCGCGCCGCCTTCAGCGCCGCCTTGCGTCCCCCGAAGCCTCCGACACCAGCCGGCCGAGGCCGCGCTGGTCGAGGCGAGCGGGCTTCACCTCGGCCGATTTCGCCCCGACCCTGCCGGGCGCGATGGTGCCGGTGGTGGCCGGGTCGGGAATGGCAGCGAGCGCCGGGCTCGGCGCCCGGTCCTTCTCGCGTAGCGCGATCCAGTTCGCCGCCGTGGTCAGCGCGGCGATCGCGATGATGACTTTGATTCCGCCGGTGAGGAGGCGCCACATGGCTGGTCGGGACCCACGATCTCGTCGGGCCGGCGATCCGGCCCGTCCGAACAGTCTTGGGCCACAATGCTTAACGCGCGGCCCCTCGCGGCGCGGATAGGACCGTCCCACATCGGGAGCCGGCAAGTCGGCGCGTCGGCCGGGCGGGGTCTTGCCACGTCGAGCGCAAGTCTGGTGGGCCATGCGCCAGGGTCGCGGTTCCTGTTCCCCGAACCCGTGACGCTCCTGCGACTGCTCGGCCCACTGAGCCTCACAGGAATAGGTTGCAGAGAACTGGTCCGCCCCACCCCGTCATCGCCGACCTCTTTGCCGCACAGCCCGGATGGGTTCCGGAAGCCTCCGGGCGCGCCGGCATCGAGGACGGCCCGTGTAAGCCAGACCGGGCCGGGGGAGCAACCGGAATGCGGGCCCCGCCCTTGCGTCTAAACGCATCGGCCGGAAAAGCTTGACCGGATCCGAGAAAAAACCCGGCGGGCGCGGGCCTGCCGGGTCGAATCAGGTGATCGGCCTATGGCGCATTCAGCGCAGCGAGCCGCAGAAGCGCTGGATGCGGTGGCAGGCCTCTTCCAGGAGCTGGTTCGAGGTCGCGTAGGAGATGCGCAGGTTGGGGCCCAAGCCGAAGGCCGAGCCGTGCACCGAGGCGACGCCCTCGGCCATCAGCAGCTCGGTGACGAAATCCTCGTCGGTCTCGATCACCTTGCCGGACTCGGTGCGCTTGCCGATCAGCTCGGCGCAGGACGGATAGACGTAGAACGCGCCTTCCGGCGTCGGGCAGCGCAGGCCGTTGGTCTGGTTCAGCATCGACACGACGAGGTCGCGCCGGGTCTGGAAGGCGGCCCGGAACTCGGCCAGGTGGTCCTGCGGCCCGTCGAGGGCGGCGACCGCCGCCCATTGCGAGATCGTGGCCGCACCCGAGGTCTGCTGGCCCTGGACGAAGTCCATCGCCTTGATCAGCTGCTCGGGTCCGGCGGCGTAGCCGATGCGCCAGCCGGTCATCGCGTAGGACTTCGAGACGCCGTTCATCGTCAGCGTCCGGTCGTAGAGCGCCGGCTCGACCTGGGCCGGGGTCACGAAGGTGAAGTCGCCGTAGACCAGGTGCTCGTACATGTCGTCGGTGAGCACCCAGACATGGGGATGGCGCACCAGCACGTCGGTGAGCGCCTTCATCTCGGCATGGCTGTAGGCGGCGCCCGACGGGTTCGAGGGGGAGTTGAGGATCACCCACTTGGTCTTCGGCGTGATGGCGCGCTCCAGCTCCTCCGGCTGGAGCTTGAAGTTCGTCGCCATCGTGGTCTCGCAGAAGACCGGGGTGCCGCCGCACAGGCCGACCATCTCCGGGTACGACACCCAGTAGGGCCGCGGGATCACCACCTCGTCACCCGGGTTCAGGGTGGCGAGCAGCGCGTTGTAGATCACCTGCTTGCCGCCGGTGCCGACGATGGTCTGGCTCGGCTTGTAGTCGAGGTCGTTCTCGCGCTTGAACTTGCGGGCGATCGCCTCGCGCAGGGGCACGATGCCGGAGACCGGCGGATACTTGGTCTCGCCGCGGGCGATGGCCTCGACGGCGGCCTGCTTGATGTGCTGGGGCGTGTCGAAATCCGGCTCGCCGACCGACAGGCTGATGACGTCGCGCCCCTGGGCTTTCAGGTCCCGCGCCTTCTGGGTCATCACGATGGTGGCGGAGGGTTTCACGCGCGAGAGGGCGTCGGCCAGAAAGCCCATGATGATCGACTCCGGACAAGAAGCTTTGGGACACGGCCCGGTCTGGCCGCGCTTGGGCCGCCCGGGTCTTCGAGCGGGCGGGACCCTAGTCCCGCGCGTCGGTGCGGGCAAGCGGCGCGGTGCCCGAAGAAGAGGCTGTCCCGCCTCGCGAAATCGCCGGTTCTGGACTTTTCCGCGCACCCCATGACACCGTACCGGGCCGGGCCCGGGAGCCCGGGCGGTGGCGGGACCGATCGGCGATGGGCGAGGCGGAGCGTGTGCGGCGGGTATCCGAGGAAATCGGCCTCGCGGTCGACCATGCCGCCTGCGACCCCGCCGCCTGGGACGCCGTGATGGCGGAGATCGGCCGCCTCCTGCCCGGGGTCTGGCCGGTGCTCCAGATGGTCGATGCCGCCGCCGGGACCGGCCTGCCGCTCGTCCAGTGGGGCTGGGACCCCGCCCATATCCGGGCCTACGAGGCGCATTACGGCGCGGTGAACCCGTGGATCTCCGTGATCCTGACGACGCCCACGATGGTGGCGATGCATTCCGAGGAGCGGATGCCGGTCTCGTCCCTGCGCCGCACCGAATTTTACGCGGACTGGCTGTCGCGGCTCGGCGGCATGACGGCCTCGAGCGGGATCAAGCTGATCGATGCCGACGGCCGCCTGGCGGTGCTGAACCTCCAGCACGACCTCGCCCGGGCGTCCCGCGACCACGGCCGGCTCGCTGCCGTGATGGGGCGGATCGGCCCGCGGATGCGCCGGGCGATCGAGACCAACCGGGCCTGCTTCCCGGTGAGCGCCGCGCTTGCGCCCGGGGAGACGCTGCTGGAGCGGGTGGCGGATCCCGCCTTCGTGGTGACGCGGGACTTGGTGACGCGGGACCTGCGCCTCGTCGAGGCGAGCCGCGCCGGCCGGGCCCTGATCGCCGAGGGCGAGGTGCTGCGGGTCGGCGCCCTCGACCGGATCCAGGTGAGGAACCCGGACCTTGCCGCGGCGATGGCCCGCGAGGCGGCGCTCGCCTGCGGCGACGCCCCCTCCCCCGGGAGCCCACCGGGCCCGATGCGGATCGGCGGGGAGACCTGGCAGGTCACGGCGATCGGCCTGCGCCAGGACCTGCGCGGCGTGCTCGGGATGGCGCGGCTGCTGGTGCCGGACCAGCTCGCCCTCATCGTCCTGCGCCGGGTGGCGGCCTCGGGCGGCGGCGGACCGGAGCGCTTGGCCGGGTTCGGGCTTTCCCCGGCGGAGGCGCGGCTCGCCCTGCTGATGGACGGGTCGCGCTCCCTGGTCGAGGCCGCCGCGAGCCTCGGCATCCGTCACGAGACCGCCCGCTCGCAGCTGCGCCAGGTCTTCGCCAAGCTCGGAGTGTCGCGGCAATCCGAGCTCGCGGTGTTCATCCTCCGGCTCAGGCAGGGCGCCTGAGCCGGAGAGCGGCAAGGTCAGCCCGGAATCACGTCCACGATCTCGTAGGTATCCGGATCGATGATGACGATGTCGTCGCCGACCAGCACGTACTGGAAGCCGCGATAGGCCGGGACCAGGGTGAGGATCGCCGGCGGCAGGGCGTGCAGCGTCACCGAGCGCGGCACCGCGACGCCGGCGCGCAGGGCGAAGTTGACGCCCGTCAGCGGCCGCACGCCGGAGCGCACGATGGTCTGGCGGAACTCGGTGCGCTTCGTGGTGTCGAGCCGCGAGACGGCGCCCCTCGCCTCGGACCGGCCGCCGCCGCGCTCGCCGCGTTCACCCCGCTCGGCTCCACGCTCGCCGCGATCTCCCCGCTCGGCTCCGCGCTCGCCACGCTCCGCGCCGCGCTCGCCGCGGTCTCCCCGCTCGCCGCGCTCCGCGCCACGCTCACCGCGCTCGCCGCGCTCCGCGCCACGCTCGCCGCCCGGCTCGGTCCCGCGTCCGCCCCGCTCGCCCTGCTCGGCCCCGCGCGCGCCGGCACCCGGCTGGGCGCCCTCGCCACCGGCCCGGCCGCCAGGGGCCCCCGGCTGCTGGCCCGCGCCGCCCGCCGGCCCGGCCCCGCCGCCCGGCTGGGCCGCACCGGCGCCACCGCGAGGACCGGCCGCACCACCCGCGCCGCCACCGGCCCCCACGCCCGCGCCACCGCCGGCACCACCGACGCCCGCTCCTCCGCCGGCACCACCCGCGGCCCCGCCGGCCGCACCCGCACCGCCGCCCCCTGCTCCGCCGCCGGCACCACCTGCGCCACCCTGTGCGAAGGCCGTGGCCGCGCCGAGCACCAGCACGGCGGCCGTCATCGTTCCCCGAAGCGCCTTGCCGCGAATGAGCTTGCTCATGTGACCCCTCTCCCGGCACCGCACCCGCGCGGCCGATGGCGCGGGTTGCTGCAGTGCCGGGCCGCAACGGAGAGGTGTGGGAAATGGTTCCGCACACCCGCCCGGTCCCGGAGGACCGGGCGGGCGGGCCTCAGCCGATCGCCTCCGCCACCGCGAGCCCGCAGGCCGCCGTGTCGGCGTTGCCGCCGAGGTCGCGGGTGCGCAAAGTCCGCTCGGCCAGCACCCGCTCGATGCCGGCGACGATCTCGGCCGCGGCGTCCTTCTCGCCCAGATGCTCCAGCATCATCGCGCCGGACCAGATCTGGCCGATCGGGTTGGCGATGCCCTGGCCGGCGATGTCCGGGGCCGAGCCGTGGACCGGCTCGAACAGCGACGGAAAATCCCGGTCCGGGTTGATGTTGCCGGACGGCGCGATGCCGATCGTGCCGGTGCAGGCGGGGCCGAGATCCGACAGGATATCGCCGAAGAGGTTGGAGGCCACCACCACGTCGAACCAGTCCGGATGCAGCACGAAATGCGCCGTCAGGATGTCGATGTGGTACTTGTCCCAGGCGACGTCGGGATAGTGGCGCGCCATCTCCTGCACCCGCTCGTCCCAGTACGGCATGGTGATCGAGATGCCGTTCGACTTGGTGGCCGAGGTCAGGTGCTTCTTCGGCCGGCTGCTCGCCAGCTCGAAGGCGAATTTCAGAACCCGGTCGGTGCCGCGGCGGGTGAAGACCGATTCCTGCACGGCGAATTCGCGATCGGTGCCCTGGAACATCCGGCCGCCGACCGAGGAATACTCGCCCTCGGTGTTCTCGCGCACGACCCAGAAGTCGATGTCGCCGGGCTTGCGGCCGGCGAGCGGGCTCGGCACGCCGGGCATCAACCGGACCGGGCGCAGGTTGATGTACTGGTCGAACTCGCGCCGGAACAGGATCAGCGAGTTCCACAAGGAGACGTGGTCCGGGATCTTCTCCGGCCAGCCGACGGCACCGAAGAAGATCGCGTCGTGCCCGCCGATCTGCGCCTTCCAGTCCTCCGGCATCATCCGGCCGTGCTTGGCGTAGTAATCGTAGGACGAGAAGTCGAACCAGTCCTGCTGCAGCGTGAAGCCGTGGCGCTTGGCCGCCTGCTCCAGCACGCGCACGCCCTCCGGCACCGTCTCCTTGCCGATGCCGTCCCCGGGGATCACGGCGATGCGGTAATGGCGCTTGGCTGACGGCATGGGATTCCCTCCTGTTTTTTCGCCCCCGCCGTCGCGCATCCGGCCGCCCCGGTCAATCGCCGTTCGGTGTCTCTCACAAAACTCCCGATCACCGTCGTCGCTCGCTGTGGCAGCATCGGTGCAACGGGAGTTTTGTGAGGTGCACTCACGCCACCTCTCCGACGCTCGCCCTGCGCTGGCGGTCGAGCTCGTCGCTGTAGCGCTTGAGGGTGTGCTTCTCGGTGAGGATGCCGATCACCCGGGCGGCCTCGCGGCTCTCGACCACCGCGAGCGCCTCGCTCTCGGCCTTGTCGAACAGGGCGACCGCCTCCTTGGCGTTCATCTGCGGCACGAGCACCTGATCGCGGTAGCGCAAGAGATCGGCGACCCGGGTCTCGGCCGCCTTGTCGTCGATCGGCGCGGCATGGGCCTCGGCCACCAGCACGATGCCGGCATAGAGCCCGGCCTCGTCGACGGCGACGACCTGGGTCCCTGAACCGAGCGGGAAGGCGCGCCGGAACGCCGCCAGCGTGGTGTCGCTGCGCACGGTGCGGACCTCCCGGCGCATCAGCTGGCCGACCGTGAGGGTGCGGATCCAGCCGACATCGTGGGCGCTGCGGATCGACTCGCCGCGCAGATGGAAGCGCCAGGTCGCGAAGGAATAGCCGAAGGTCTTGCGGACGGTGAGCGAGGAGGCGATCACCGCCACCAGCACCAGGCCGGCGATGGGGAAGTCGCCGGTCACCTCCAGCGCCAGGAAGGTCATCGTCATCGGCCCGCCGATCACCGCGACGGCGAGCGCGCTCATCCCCACCACCGCGTAGGTCACCGGCGGCAGCACCATGGCGACCAGCGGCGGGGCCAGCATCACGAAGATCTTGCCGGCGAGCGCCCCGAGGAACAGCGAGGCGAAGAACAGCCCGCCGCGAAAGCCCGAGCCGATCGAGACCGCCGAGGCGAGCGCCTTGGCGAGGAAAAGGAGGATCAGCCCGGCCGCGCCGGTCGCCGCACCGTCCTCGGTCAGGTTGAGGTGGAGCGCCCCGTGCCCGGCCGAGAGCACCTGCGGCGTCGCCACCAAAGCCAGCACCCCGACCGCGACGCCGCCGAGGACCGGCCGGGCGAGCGGCGGCACCTTGGTGCGGCGCACCCCCTCCTCCACCAGCGTGACGCCCTGCATGATCAGGATGCCGAGACCGGCGCAGATCAGCCCGAGGCCCAGCGTCGGCAGGTAATCGGCCGGGCCGACCGGCGGGGTCGGCCCGATGGTGATGACCGTCTGGTGCCCGAGGATCGCCCGGGACACGAAGGCGCCGGCCAAGGCCGCGGTGACCACCGGCGTGAGCGAGGCGATGGCGTAGGTGCCGATGATCAGCTCGAAGGCGTAGAACGCCCCGGTCAGCGGCGCCCCGAACGCCGCCGCGATGGCGGCCGCCGCCGCGCAGCCCACAAGGATCCGCATGTCGTTGCGGCGCAACTCGAAGCTGAGGCCCAGGCGCGAGGCGAATCCGGCCGAGATCTGGGTATAGCCGGCCTCGAGCCCGACGGAGGCGCCGCAGCCGTTCGAGATCAGGTTCTGGACCGCGACCAGCACGGAGTCGCGCAGCGAGAGCCGGCCGCCATGCAGCGCGTTGGCCTCGATCGGGTCGATCACCGGGCTGCCCGGGACCCGCCGCACCCGGCTCCCGAGCCAGAGCGCCAACCCGAGAGCGACGCCGCCCAGAGCCGGTACGCCGAGCGCCACCAGCGGCGGCACGTGGGCCGTCGCGCTCAGGCGCTCGTCGAGGTCGAGGCCGAACAGCCATTCATGCGCCCCTTGCGCCGCCCAGCCCATGAAGCTGACCAGCGCCCCCGACACGCAGCCGACGAGGGCCGCGAGCAGGATCAGGCCGATCTCGCCGCCGCGCACCCAGGCGCGCAAGGCCCCCGGCGCCTGCACGAGAGCGCTCTCCGTCAGGGAGCGGCGGACCGTCTCGGATTTCGGCGTCATCGGACCGGAGGATCGGGCTTGTCGGGAATCGGCGGGCGCCGGCCGCGGTTTACGGCGTGGAGGCCGACCGGTCGATGACCATTCGGAATGGAGCCGGCGCAGATTCCCGCCCTTTCGGTGCGAAAGCCGCGGATCGGCGCTTGCCACGACGCTCGGGCCGGACTACACAGCCCCCCGTCGCGAGCCGCCATAGCTCAGTTGGTTAGAGCGCTAGATTGTGGATCTAGAGGTCCCCCGTTCGAGCCGGGGTGGCGGTACCACGGACACTCGCGGATCGAAGCACCGGCGCCGGGCGCCGCGGATGCGCCGAACGATCCGCACCAATCCTTTCAAATTTGTTAAGGCATCGGACAAGTGGTCTGTGCACATCTGTCCCCGGAACGAGGGGAGGACGGTGTGCAGCGCTACTTCTTCGATCTGAGCGCCGGTGCGTGGCAGTGCCGGGACGATATCGGGCTCATTCTGTGCAGCCAGGACGAGATCCGCGGCGAGGCGACCCGGACGGCGATCGAGTTCGCCGGGGCGGGCCTGGCCGGTGCCGATCTCTCCGACCTGAGGGTTCGGGTCCGCGACCGGACCGGCGAGCCCGTCATGACCGTGAGCCTCGCCCTCACCGTGCGCGGGCCGGAGGAGCCGTTGCGGCTGGCGTCGCGCGCTGCCCGGCCCCGGATGGTGCGGGCTGCCTGACGGCGGCAGCGGGCGGTCGGTACCGCCCGCCCTACCCGGTTGCGATCCGGCGGCCGGCAAGGCCGCGCGCGGCGGCGAGCCCGATCAGGGCGCCGCCCGCGCTCGCCGCGAAGTCGACGGCCTGCGCGGTGCGGCCCGGGACCCAGAACTGTCCGATCTCCAGGATGCCGGCGAGGAGCGCGAGGCTGAGGCCGAGACGCCAGGCCGGCAGGCGGGGAAAGCCCAAGCCGAGAAGCCCCGCCGTGCCCGCATAGGCGAGGAGGTGCTCGACCTGGCCGGCTGCGCCGGTGCGCAGCTCCCAGTCCTTGGGGATCCAGGACAGCCAGACCAGAACCGGCAGGCAGGCGAGGCCCGCCATCCCGGCGATGCGCCGCAGATCCGGCCGCGCGATCGACCCCA
This sequence is a window from Methylobacterium sp. SyP6R. Protein-coding genes within it:
- a CDS encoding transglycosylase domain-containing protein produces the protein MAKGRERKGRVEPRFEADGSGDPASLDLRLSRGDRAGGGVAKDNSKGRDNSKGKTAPKRSARAPAAPRRRRRSFLGTLVYGTMILGLWGLVALAGIVAYHASQLPPIDQLAVPKRPPNIAILAADGSLLANRGETGGRTVSIRELPPYLPRAFVAIEDRRFYSHLGIDPVGIARAIGQNLTRRGVAQGGSTLTQQLAKNLFLTQERTASRKIQEAILALWLEHKYTKDEILELYLNRVYFGAGAYGVEAAAQRYFAKPAKDVTLAEAAMLGGLVQAPSRLAPNRNLPAAQARAAQVLAAMQELGFAKPADVKVALAQPARPARAKGGGSANYVADLVMDVLDDYVGKIETDVSVQTTVDPAIQAVAERALVDELNQKGGRYNVGQGAVVTMRPDGAIRALIGGRDYAQSQFNRATTAKRQPGSAFKPFVYLAAVERGLTPDTVREDAPINIKGWNPENYSRNYSGPVTLRDALAHSLNTVAVRLGMEVGPKAVVQTAQRLGITSPLQANASIALGTSEVTPLELVGAYAAFANGGMGVIPYVIASVKTSDGKTVYKRAPSSLGRVIAPDAVGMMNAMMHEVFVSGTAKKGDIPGWDLAGKTGTSQDFRDAWVIGFSGTLVTGVWLGNDDGEPTKKVSGGNLPVEIWNRVMSAALRGDKPVPLPGAARWRRSTAVASANPAPAEPPSLGGLIDDLVGGGQPPARQPAPQRGGPTREDKNFLERLFGVD
- a CDS encoding pyridoxal phosphate-dependent aminotransferase produces the protein MGFLADALSRVKPSATIVMTQKARDLKAQGRDVISLSVGEPDFDTPQHIKQAAVEAIARGETKYPPVSGIVPLREAIARKFKRENDLDYKPSQTIVGTGGKQVIYNALLATLNPGDEVVIPRPYWVSYPEMVGLCGGTPVFCETTMATNFKLQPEELERAITPKTKWVILNSPSNPSGAAYSHAEMKALTDVLVRHPHVWVLTDDMYEHLVYGDFTFVTPAQVEPALYDRTLTMNGVSKSYAMTGWRIGYAAGPEQLIKAMDFVQGQQTSGAATISQWAAVAALDGPQDHLAEFRAAFQTRRDLVVSMLNQTNGLRCPTPEGAFYVYPSCAELIGKRTESGKVIETDEDFVTELLMAEGVASVHGSAFGLGPNLRISYATSNQLLEEACHRIQRFCGSLR
- a CDS encoding helix-turn-helix transcriptional regulator, translating into MRRVSEEIGLAVDHAACDPAAWDAVMAEIGRLLPGVWPVLQMVDAAAGTGLPLVQWGWDPAHIRAYEAHYGAVNPWISVILTTPTMVAMHSEERMPVSSLRRTEFYADWLSRLGGMTASSGIKLIDADGRLAVLNLQHDLARASRDHGRLAAVMGRIGPRMRRAIETNRACFPVSAALAPGETLLERVADPAFVVTRDLVTRDLRLVEASRAGRALIAEGEVLRVGALDRIQVRNPDLAAAMAREAALACGDAPSPGSPPGPMRIGGETWQVTAIGLRQDLRGVLGMARLLVPDQLALIVLRRVAASGGGGPERLAGFGLSPAEARLALLMDGSRSLVEAAASLGIRHETARSQLRQVFAKLGVSRQSELAVFILRLRQGA
- a CDS encoding DUF1236 domain-containing protein, with product MSKLIRGKALRGTMTAAVLVLGAATAFAQGGAGGAGGGAGGGGAGAAGGAAGGAGGGAGVGGAGGGAGVGAGGGAGGAAGPRGGAGAAQPGGGAGPAGGAGQQPGAPGGRAGGEGAQPGAGARGAEQGERGGRGTEPGGERGAERGERGERGAERGERGDRGERGAERGERGAERGDRGERGAERGERGERGGGRSEARGAVSRLDTTKRTEFRQTIVRSGVRPLTGVNFALRAGVAVPRSVTLHALPPAILTLVPAYRGFQYVLVGDDIVIIDPDTYEIVDVIPG
- a CDS encoding tartrate dehydrogenase, which encodes MPSAKRHYRIAVIPGDGIGKETVPEGVRVLEQAAKRHGFTLQQDWFDFSSYDYYAKHGRMMPEDWKAQIGGHDAIFFGAVGWPEKIPDHVSLWNSLILFRREFDQYINLRPVRLMPGVPSPLAGRKPGDIDFWVVRENTEGEYSSVGGRMFQGTDREFAVQESVFTRRGTDRVLKFAFELASSRPKKHLTSATKSNGISITMPYWDERVQEMARHYPDVAWDKYHIDILTAHFVLHPDWFDVVVASNLFGDILSDLGPACTGTIGIAPSGNINPDRDFPSLFEPVHGSAPDIAGQGIANPIGQIWSGAMMLEHLGEKDAAAEIVAGIERVLAERTLRTRDLGGNADTAACGLAVAEAIG
- a CDS encoding chloride channel protein, encoding MTPKSETVRRSLTESALVQAPGALRAWVRGGEIGLILLAALVGCVSGALVSFMGWAAQGAHEWLFGLDLDERLSATAHVPPLVALGVPALGGVALGLALWLGSRVRRVPGSPVIDPIEANALHGGRLSLRDSVLVAVQNLISNGCGASVGLEAGYTQISAGFASRLGLSFELRRNDMRILVGCAAAAAIAAAFGAPLTGAFYAFELIIGTYAIASLTPVVTAALAGAFVSRAILGHQTVITIGPTPPVGPADYLPTLGLGLICAGLGILIMQGVTLVEEGVRRTKVPPLARPVLGGVAVGVLALVATPQVLSAGHGALHLNLTEDGAATGAAGLILLFLAKALASAVSIGSGFRGGLFFASLFLGALAGKIFVMLAPPLVAMVLPPVTYAVVGMSALAVAVIGGPMTMTFLALEVTGDFPIAGLVLVAVIASSLTVRKTFGYSFATWRFHLRGESIRSAHDVGWIRTLTVGQLMRREVRTVRSDTTLAAFRRAFPLGSGTQVVAVDEAGLYAGIVLVAEAHAAPIDDKAAETRVADLLRYRDQVLVPQMNAKEAVALFDKAESEALAVVESREAARVIGILTEKHTLKRYSDELDRQRRASVGEVA
- a CDS encoding DUF6894 family protein gives rise to the protein MQRYFFDLSAGAWQCRDDIGLILCSQDEIRGEATRTAIEFAGAGLAGADLSDLRVRVRDRTGEPVMTVSLALTVRGPEEPLRLASRAARPRMVRAA